One window of the Thermodesulfovibrionia bacterium genome contains the following:
- a CDS encoding metal-dependent transcriptional regulator yields the protein MISKLADEILELMWALRERGIRSCSKVIEDIADNSAPDVIGKMENAGLVTISGDNIQFTEKGESRSRDLTRRHRLAERLFHDVLDVSMQETEDTACEIEHFLSPSVTESVCSFLGHPPTCPHGKPIPRGDCCSRYKTVRPLVMQLKELDVGTNARIVFIVPKEEARIDRLTSMGVVPGSIIKLKQKRPSFILKIDETSLAIDPVIAEEIYVKQV from the coding sequence ATGATCAGTAAACTTGCAGATGAGATACTTGAATTGATGTGGGCATTAAGAGAGCGGGGGATCAGGAGCTGCTCAAAGGTGATTGAGGATATTGCCGACAACAGCGCGCCTGATGTTATTGGAAAGATGGAGAATGCCGGGCTTGTAACTATCTCCGGTGATAATATTCAATTCACTGAAAAAGGCGAGAGCCGTTCACGGGATCTGACCCGCCGCCACCGGCTTGCGGAGAGGCTTTTCCATGATGTGCTTGATGTAAGTATGCAGGAGACTGAGGATACAGCTTGCGAGATCGAGCACTTTCTGTCTCCGTCAGTCACTGAAAGCGTATGCTCTTTCCTCGGACATCCGCCTACCTGTCCGCATGGCAAGCCCATTCCAAGAGGTGACTGCTGTTCAAGGTATAAGACTGTAAGGCCGCTTGTTATGCAGCTCAAGGAGCTTGATGTCGGCACAAATGCCAGGATAGTCTTCATTGTCCCAAAGGAGGAGGCGAGAATAGACCGCCTAACCTCAATGGGCGTGGTGCCCGGCAGCATAATTAAGCTGAAACAGAAGAGGCCGTCATTCATTCTTAAGATAGATGAGACATCTTTGGCAATAGACCCTGTCATTGCTGAAGAGATATATGTAAAACAGGTATAA